One segment of Streptomyces sp. YIM 121038 DNA contains the following:
- a CDS encoding DinB family protein, translating to MPSDDGHTDARTEPPGVADERAMLSAFLDYQRETLALKCAGLTPDRLRRWAVPPSSLSLLGLVRHLAEVERGWFRCVFLGEPDKPHWAGPVDDGSAAWDVDAADPDEAFRVWRAECDRSRATAAAATSLEVTGEREGTAYSLRHILIHMIEEYARHNGQADLLRERIDGATGE from the coding sequence ATGCCCAGTGATGACGGTCACACAGATGCCCGGACTGAGCCGCCCGGTGTCGCCGACGAACGCGCGATGCTCAGTGCCTTCCTCGACTACCAGCGCGAGACCCTCGCCCTCAAGTGCGCGGGCCTGACCCCGGACCGGCTCCGGCGGTGGGCCGTTCCCCCTTCTTCGTTGAGCCTGCTCGGCCTGGTGCGGCACCTCGCCGAGGTCGAGCGCGGCTGGTTCCGGTGCGTGTTCCTGGGGGAGCCGGACAAGCCGCACTGGGCGGGGCCCGTGGACGACGGCTCCGCGGCGTGGGACGTCGACGCCGCCGACCCCGACGAGGCGTTCCGCGTCTGGCGCGCGGAGTGCGACCGCTCCCGGGCGACGGCGGCGGCCGCGACCTCCCTCGAGGTCACCGGCGAGCGCGAGGGCACGGCGTACTCGCTGCGGCACATCCTGATCCACATGATCGAGGAGTACGCCCGGCACAACGGGCAGGCCGATCTGCTGCGGGAGCGGATCGACGGGGCCACGGGGGAGTAG